A window from Citrus sinensis cultivar Valencia sweet orange chromosome 5, DVS_A1.0, whole genome shotgun sequence encodes these proteins:
- the LOC102624279 gene encoding probable xyloglucan endotransglucosylase/hydrolase protein 30 produces MDWFLCSQSKKSSAPFTLILILLCCCSSPSLVFTFTNAASSLSSSSAFNLATISFDEGYSHLFGDGNLIRSPDGKNVRLLLNRFSGSGFVSSKLYNHGFFSAMIKLPSDHTAGLCVAFYTSNGDVFPKTHDELDFEFLGNVAGKPWRFQTNFYGNGSTARGREERYQLWFDPTKQFHRYSILWTSNNIIFYVDEVPIREVVRSKAMGGDFPSKPMSLYTTIWDASNWATSGGKAKVNYKYAPFTSEFKDFVLEGCPVDPIEQVPSSNCQDTDSRLAEKGLSVITPAGRRAMRRFRERYMYYSYCYDTMRYPVPLPECVLVPSERQRFKDTGRLKFGGSHKSHRHRSRRQPGASNSEDPDM; encoded by the exons atggatTGGTTTCTTTGCTCTCAATCAAAAAAATCATCAGCACCCTTCACTCTAATTCTAATTCTGTTGTGTTGCTGCTCATCACCATCACTTGTGTTCACATTCACAAACGCAGCGTCGTCGTTGTCGTCATCATCTGCTTTCAACCTCGCCACCATCTCTTTCGATGAAGGCTACTCTCATCTTTTCGGCGACGGCAATCTCATTCGCTCCCCCGACGGCAAGAACGTTCGTCTCCTCCTCAACCGCTTCTCCG GGTCCGGTTTTGTTTCGTCAAAGTTGTACAATCACGGGTTCTTTAGCGCCATGATCAAGTTGCCATCGGATCACACGGCTGGCTTATGTGTTGCATTCTAT ACGTCAAACGGAGACGTGTTCCCAAAAACACACGACGAATTAGACTTTGAGTTTCTAGGAAACGTGGCTGGAAAACCGTGGAGGTTCCAAACAAATTTCTATGGAAATGGGAGCACGGCACGTGGCAGAGAAGAGAGATACCAGCTTTGGTTTGATCCCACGAAGCAATTTCATAGATATAGCATTCTTTGGACAAGCAACAACATTAT ATTCTATGTGGATGAAGTACCGATAAGGGAAGTCGTGCGCTCAAAGGCAATGGGTGGTGATTTCCCATCAAAGCCAATGTCATTGTACACAACAATTTGGGATGCCTCAAATTGGGCCACATCAGGTGGCAAAGCCAAAGTTAATTACAAGTACGCACCATTCACTTCTGAATTTAAAGACTTTGTGTTAGAGGGCTGCCCTGTTGATCCCATTGAACAAGTCCCCTCCTCCAACTGCCAAGACACCGATTCCCGGCTTGCCGAGAAAGGCCTCTCCGTCATCACTCCGGCCGGGAGACGGGCCATGCGTAGATTCCGGGAGCGTTACATGTACTATTCATATTGTTATGATACAATGCGATACCCCGTGCCATTACCCGAATGTGTTCTTGTTCCATCAGAACGACAACGTTTTAAAGACACCGGTAGGTTGAAATTCGGCGGCAGCCATAAGAGTCATAGACATAGGTCGAGGCGGCAGCCGGGAGCTTCAAATTCCGAGGATCCGGacatgtaa
- the LOC102624570 gene encoding cytochrome c oxidase assembly protein COX11, mitochondrial codes for MFGRMSLSRLSSRTHILPLLQQSRCVKDVLWSNYKYTRVDTSCYASVWGLMPRCGYGSNMTNGYRKPQSFGSGCLWKSNSFSSFQRHYASHASTEQKSRKMLLYLTALVFAMVGSTYAAVPLYRRFCQATGYGGTVQRKETVEEKIARHSKDGTVTTREVVVQFNADVADGMPWKFIPTQREVRVKPGESALAFYTAENRSSTPITGVSTYNVTPMKAAVYFNKIQCFCFEEQRLLPGEQIDMPVFFYIDPEFETDPRMDGINNLILSYTFFKVNED; via the exons ATGTTTGGAAGGATGTCATTGTCAAGGCTTTCAAGTAGAACCCATATATTGCCACTCCTACAACAGTCCAG ATGCGTAAAAGATGTTCTGTGGTCGAATTATAAGTATACCAGAGTTGATACTAGCTGCTATGCTAGTGTGTGGGGTTTAATGCCAAGGTGTGGATATGGCTCAAATATGACTAATGGGTATCGGAAACCTCAGTCTTTTGGCTCTGGATGTCTTTGGAAATCCAATTCGTTTTCTAGCTTTCAGCGTCATTATGCTTCTCATGCTTCAACAGAGCAGAAATCAAGAAAGATGCTTTTATACCTCACAGCATTGGTTTTTGCAATGGTTGGAAGTACTTATGCCGCCGTACCTTTGTATAGGAGATTCTGCCAGGCTACTGGCTATGGTGGTACTGTTCAACGAAAAGAG ACTGTTGAAGAAAAGATTGCTCGGCATTCCAAAGATGGAACTGTCACTACAAG GGAAGTTGTTGTGCAATTCAACGCTGATGTAGCTGATGGAATGCCATGGAAGTTTATTCCAACACAAAGAGAG GTAAGGGTAAAGCCTGGAGAAAGCGCACTTGCATTTTACACTGCTGAGAATCGAAGTTCGACTCCAATAACTGGTGTCTCTACTTATAATGTCACCCCTATGAAG GCTGCTGTCTACTTCAATAAAATACAATGCTTTTGCTTTGAGGAGCAGCGTCTTCTCCCCGGAGAGCAGATTGACATGCCT GTATTCTTTTACATTGACCCTGAGTTTGAAACAGATCCCAGAATGGATGGTATCAACAACTTGATCTTGTCCTATACATTTTTCAAGGTTAATGAGGATTAG
- the LOC127902325 gene encoding uncharacterized protein LOC127902325, with protein MSSLIKSKTLSLREVQRQTRAWTLTKSPRRLQHGWFGVGTSSPRFTFAKPFNKSTHASNLRVFFGHDDDDDEVADDDGIEVAIISSVKNSARAFDAEAISNDTSLNLKLKNIYEYYDCAYRDVMKIMVKSVGFL; from the exons ATGTCGAGTTTGATCAAATCCAAGACGTTGAGTTTGAGGGAAGTGCAAAGACAGACACGTGCTTGGACTCTAACCAAATCACCAAGGAGGCTGCAGCATGGATGGTTTGGAGTGGGAACAAGTTCGCCAAG GTTCACCTTCGCCAAGCCATTCAACAAATCAACACATGCATCCAACTTGAGGGTATTCTTTGgacatgatgatgatgatgatgaagtaGCTGATGATGATGGGATTGAAGTAGCAATAATAAGCAGTGTGAAGAACAGCGCAAGGGCTTTTGATGCTGAAGCCATTTCGAACGATACCTCTCTCaatttaaagttgaaaaatatttatgagtATTATGATTGTGCTTATCGAGATGTGATGAAAATAATGGTGAAGAGTGTTGGGTTTTTATAG